A window from Dunckerocampus dactyliophorus isolate RoL2022-P2 chromosome 15, RoL_Ddac_1.1, whole genome shotgun sequence encodes these proteins:
- the wnt7ba gene encoding protein Wnt-7b gives MLIISSRSALLSVYYPQIFLILTSGSYLTLSSVVALGANIICNKIPGLAPRQRALCQSRPDAIIVIGEGAQLGIDECQYQFRYGRWNCSALGERTVFGQELRVGSREAAFTYAITAAGVAHAVTTACSQGNLSQCGCDRDKQGYHDREQGWKWGGCSADVKYGVEFSRRFVDAREIKKNARRLMNLHNNEAGRKILEERMKLECKCHGVSGSCTTKTCWITLPKFREIGYLLKERYSAAVQVEPVHASRLRQPSFLRLKEGRGYQKPPDTDLVYLERSPNYCEEDRATGSTGTRGRLCNGTSAQTDGCNVMCCGRGYNLHHYTRVWQCNCKFHWCCFVKCNTCSEKSEIFTCK, from the exons ATGCTCATCATCTCGTCTCGCAGCGCGCTGCTGTCCGTCTACTACCCACAGATCTTCCTCATCTTGACCAGCGGTAGCTACCT GACATTGTCTTCGGTGGTGGCTCTGGGCGCCAACATCATCTGCAACAAGATACCAGGACTGGCCCCCCGTCAGCGAGCCCTTTGTCAGAGCCGCCCGGACGCCATCATTGTCATTGGCGAAGGCGCCCAGCTGGGCATCGACGAGTGCCAGTACCAGTTCCGGTACGGCCGGTGGAACTGCTCGGCCCTGGGCGAGAGGACAGTGTTCGGACAAGAGCTGAGAGTAG GTAGCCGAGAAGCCGCCTTTACGTACGCCATCACAGCAGCCGGCGTGGCCCACGCGGTGACCACAGCCTGCAGCCAGGGCAACCTGAGCCAGTGCGGCTGCGACCGTGACAAGCAGGGCTATCATGACCGCGAGCAGGGCTGGAAGTGGGGGGGCTGCTCGGCCGACGTCAAGTATGGCGTGGAGTTCTCGCGGCGCTTCGTGGACGCCCGAGAGATTAAGAAAAACGCCCGGCGGCTGATGAACCTGCACAACAACGAGGCAGGCCGGAAG ATCCTTGAAGAAAGGATGAAGCTGGAGTGCAAGTGTCATGGCGTGTCTGGTTCCTGCACTACTAAGACCTGCTGGATCACCCTCCCAAAGTTCAGAGAGATCGGTTACCTGCTAAAGGAGCGTTACAGCGCTGCCGTTCAAGTCGAGCCGGTCCACGCTTCCCGTCTCCGCCAACCTTCCTTTCTGCGCCTCAAAGAGGGTCGGGGCTACCAGAAGCCCCCCGACACCGATTTGGTGTACCTGGAGCGCTCGCCCAACTACTGCGAGGAGGACAGGGCCACTGGGAGCACGGGTACGCGGGGTAGACTGTGCAACGGCACCTCGGCGCAAACGGACGGCTGCAACGTGATGTGCTGCGGCAGGGGGTACAACTTGCACCACTACACGAGGGTCTGGCAGTGCAACTGCAAATTCCACTGGTGCTGCTTTGTCAAATGCAACACCTGCAGTGAGAAATCTGAGATTTTCACCTGCAAGTAG
- the atxn10 gene encoding ataxin-10, which produces MAATPTNPDDISVSVARILNEKHCPEHLQILKNFTTALRDRDYRDSVEREAFSSLLKVLSRLCEELQASGGTNCNLKLQLTAECFRAQRNSCVQSPRNQCLLRELGFVDVSLRLLRFLHTNAKSRDGVFEPLRCGIQSLGNLAVGNQVCKEDIWRLSFPDLILQLLNVDDEKTVSYTSMVLHTCLDEAKAEELSEPQNIQLALKVMELCRTQPELDWTVLIATQHFLTSSALVENMYAAMSSCERLTLLELISAQLSGDESQNCGVPPNVACFLASSFQKGCGAVLTLATGSASSDEVLQEVLTVISLLDVLCEMTSHQAQFLQDQPDLLVTTVELLKQVHAIGKASKNIFSSAQNFSSSNEEDNTFSHSPVISFKAHLIRLIGNLCYTHTINQNKVRELEGIPLILDNCNIDSNNPFISQWSIFAIRNLLEHNTKNQELVASLEQRGPAEYSALRELGFQVEERDGSLLLKPVRKDA; this is translated from the exons ATGGCAGCTACTCCTACCAACCCTGATGACATTTCAGTGTCTGTTGCTCGTATTTTGAATGAAAAACACTGCCCTGAACACTTACAAATCTTAAAAAATTTTACGACTGCGTTACGGGACCGGGATTACAG GGATTCTGTCGAAAGAGAGGCGTTCTCCAGTCTTCTCAAAGTCTTATCCAGGCTCTGTGAGGAGTTGCAAGCTTCCGGTGGCACAAATTGCAACCTAAAATTGCAGCTTACTGCTGAGTGCTTTCGAGCTCAGAGGAACTCCTGTGTGCAAAGTCCCCGCAATCAGTGCCTGCTCAG GGAGCTTGGTTTTGTTGATGTTTCCCTCCGGCTATTGAGATTCCTGCACACAAATGCAAAGAGCCGGGATGGCGTCTTTGAGC cTCTGCGTTGTGGGATCCAGTCTCTTGGTAATTTAGCTGTGGGGAACCAAGTGTGTAAAGAGGACATTTGGCGGCTAAGCTTTCCAGATCTCATCTT GCAGCTGCTTAACGTTGATGATGAGAAGACTGTGAGTTACACCTCCATGGTGCTCCACACGTGCCTGGATGAAGCCAAGGCGGAGGAACTGTCCGAGCCGCAGAACATCCAGCTGGCGCTCAAGGTGATGGAGCTCTGCAGGACACAACCTGAGCTGGACTGGAC GGTCCTCATTGCAACTCAGCATTTTCTCACGTCTTCAGCTCTGGTTGAAAACATGTATGCTGCAATGTCGTCCTGTGAAAG ACTGACCCTGTTAGAGCTGATCTCGGCCCAGCTAAGTGGTGACGAGTCCCAAAATTGTGGCGTCCCTCCCAACGTGGCTTGCTTCCTCGCCTCTTCCTTCCAGAAAGGCTGCGGAGCCGTGTTGACCCTTGCCACTGGCTCTGCCTCCAGCGATGAG GTCCTGCAGGAGGTGCTGACAGTGATCAGTCTTCTTGACGTGCTATGCGAGATGACCTCCCACCAAGCGCAGTTCCTACAGGACCAACCGGACCTTTTAGTGACGACTGTAG AACTCCTAAAGCAGGTCCATGCCATCGGAAAGGCTAGCAAGAACATTTTCAGCTCGGCTCAGaatttctcctcctccaacGAAGAGGACAACACTTTTTCCCACTCACCTGTCATCAGTTTTAAGGCTCACCTCATCAGGCTGATTGGAAACCTGTGTTACACCCACACCATCAACCAGAACAAG GTCAGAGAACTGGAAGGCATCCCCCTCATTCTGGACAACTGCAACATAGATAGCAACAACCCAT TCATCAGTCAGTGGTCAATCTTCGCAATCCGGAACCTCTTGGAGCACAACACGAAGAATCAGGAGCTGGTGGCCTCACTGGAACAACGAGGACCTGCCGAGTATTCCGCGCTCAGGGAATTGGGCTTCCAGGTGGAGGAGAGAGATGGCAGTTTGCTGCTTAAACCAGTCAGAAAGGATGCATGA